A window of Streptomyces armeniacus contains these coding sequences:
- a CDS encoding ABC transporter substrate-binding protein: MSPQIRDRVWLPVHKFLAGVVCFLVLVAGAALVAVSLDDDEPCAEGLKETGPAKECIGVTDEAYVFEDELEGLIRGIAAENARVRKGWDSPEDGRAPIPYVRIALMMPMTRDASSVMTIELIRNALAGAHTAQLRANQDSGMRYQLLLANDGKDLDQWAPVVDQLAGMTDEESPLVAVMGFPSSHPHTQRAAEALSARKIPVVGPVITSPDMSADYLFKTSASNEHFAQALERYLEREPGSGKGFLVWDSRKEDNYSVNLRQVFMNRFDKDYGLRKRNASYLGETGSGEGIPQLFASIAQKICLTKADTVFFAGRDRDLPGLVTQLADQASCEHKRPIRIMKVGIGQDPVFTDEETTERMRKARITTVGGSDVDPRWWQKGEGQPPGFDAFQEVYERLAKKLDLGGKALDDGYTIMYHDAFTVLAQAADEAYTAANSEEGKREGKDEGEDEGEPRLPSKDDVYNTMTNMNVLGTEDGSDCVNCIRGASGTFGFDAAPETDKWPVCKPVPVVEYPVGGSGSGSGGKREPDYRTHEDIFDGKCL, from the coding sequence ATGTCCCCGCAGATACGAGACCGCGTATGGCTCCCGGTGCACAAGTTCCTTGCCGGCGTGGTGTGTTTCCTGGTGCTCGTGGCCGGCGCGGCGCTGGTCGCCGTAAGCCTGGACGACGACGAACCGTGCGCGGAAGGACTGAAGGAGACCGGCCCGGCGAAGGAGTGCATCGGCGTCACCGACGAGGCGTACGTCTTCGAGGACGAACTGGAGGGTCTGATCCGCGGCATCGCGGCCGAGAACGCCCGCGTCCGCAAGGGCTGGGACAGCCCGGAGGACGGCCGTGCCCCCATCCCGTACGTCCGGATCGCCCTCATGATGCCGATGACACGGGACGCCAGCAGCGTCATGACCATCGAGCTGATCCGGAACGCGCTGGCCGGCGCCCACACCGCCCAGCTGCGCGCGAACCAGGACTCGGGGATGCGCTACCAGCTGCTGCTGGCCAACGACGGCAAGGATCTCGACCAGTGGGCGCCCGTCGTCGACCAGTTGGCGGGCATGACCGACGAAGAGTCGCCGCTGGTCGCCGTGATGGGCTTCCCGAGCAGCCATCCGCACACGCAGCGCGCGGCCGAGGCGCTGTCCGCACGGAAGATCCCGGTCGTCGGCCCGGTGATCACCTCGCCCGACATGAGCGCCGACTACCTCTTCAAGACGTCCGCGTCGAACGAGCACTTCGCGCAGGCGTTGGAGCGCTACCTCGAACGGGAGCCCGGCTCCGGCAAGGGGTTCCTGGTCTGGGACTCCAGAAAAGAGGACAACTACTCCGTCAACCTGCGCCAGGTCTTCATGAACCGCTTCGACAAGGACTACGGACTGCGTAAACGGAACGCCTCGTACCTTGGCGAGACCGGCTCCGGGGAGGGCATCCCGCAGCTGTTCGCGTCCATCGCGCAGAAGATCTGCCTGACGAAGGCGGACACCGTGTTCTTCGCCGGGCGCGACCGCGACCTGCCCGGTCTCGTCACCCAGCTCGCGGACCAGGCGTCCTGCGAGCACAAGCGGCCGATCAGGATCATGAAGGTCGGCATCGGGCAGGACCCCGTCTTCACCGACGAGGAGACCACCGAGCGGATGCGGAAGGCCCGTATCACCACGGTCGGCGGCTCGGACGTCGACCCGCGGTGGTGGCAGAAGGGGGAGGGGCAGCCGCCGGGCTTCGACGCGTTCCAGGAGGTGTACGAACGCCTCGCCAAGAAGCTGGACTTGGGCGGGAAGGCGCTGGACGACGGCTACACGATCATGTACCACGACGCGTTCACGGTGCTCGCCCAGGCCGCCGACGAGGCGTACACGGCGGCGAACAGCGAAGAGGGGAAGCGCGAAGGCAAGGACGAGGGTGAGGACGAGGGCGAGCCGCGGCTGCCGTCGAAGGACGATGTCTACAACACCATGACCAACATGAACGTGCTCGGCACGGAGGACGGCAGCGACTGCGTCAACTGCATCCGCGGCGCCAGCGGCACCTTCGGGTTCGACGCCGCCCCCGAGACGGACAAGTGGCCGGTGTGCAAGCCGGTGCCGGTGGTGGAGTACCCGGTGGGGGGCTCGGGTTCGGGCTCCGGCGGGAAGCGGGAGCCCGACTACCGCACGCACGAGGACATCTTCGACGGCAAGTGCCTGTGA
- a CDS encoding ATP-binding protein: MTELYAREPLVRGLVPKLVGLAHDRQQTVPRQPDDDLPVVLLTGRHGMGKTAVLDELATSYEGRLPLARADLAAAAPTARTQLGTSNVSAVVDTLFLLAEGLAPAVPQYGRRRFDRLLPGLFAVSSWHRGNVAEQTLARERIARLLTACELRSGDEDEGDTGVAWMADVAAQLAEANGDDDLEPVADAVVRQYFDRHVGRREARTVLDWYAAQSSAGDQGPEVLVKLSLRFHRGGDFRYDVEDTLVSAFLADLADAYGTWKRRTGTPRPLALLDNVHTPGGRQLIDLLLRARAGARARGDRPDPLVVVATQLGRGGGAAGEPAEPAAIADAAAWCRLPAGTSPVPLHTVTLPPLSRRDVLAMLDHTPRALDAYLPSALHRLTGGQPLGCGVLSDAVLNLAEERAARPGQLLELTTPDGRPVTEELLERLVGQPQLRDLLVLLSLARDPEAAGALATAYAPLSAEPYPADTAERDLERELWTAGDGTAFVDDPFLRALLVEELRRRCAGDGARYRWQDLHGTLRDHHTALGAEGEPDALRHTLAAGAAEAVVDRLTGCFGDWEAARWLDCLRHVATAPHPPTAEWEDRRQEIARGDHDRLRADTDDVQRSVHRLLHGLWYVVDTVAEPSEQACADMGRELAFLAQRHVSGHAALTWASQEWPLAAREKRPLPAAAGPGGTGGTGGTGRAQ; this comes from the coding sequence GTGACGGAGCTGTACGCACGGGAACCTCTCGTGCGGGGGCTGGTACCCAAACTGGTGGGCCTGGCGCACGACCGGCAGCAGACCGTGCCGCGGCAGCCCGACGACGACCTTCCGGTGGTGCTGCTGACCGGCCGGCACGGCATGGGCAAGACCGCCGTCCTGGACGAGCTGGCCACCTCGTACGAGGGCCGGCTGCCGCTCGCCCGCGCGGACCTGGCGGCGGCCGCGCCCACGGCGCGTACACAGCTGGGGACGAGCAACGTCTCGGCCGTCGTCGACACGCTGTTCCTGCTGGCCGAGGGGCTGGCGCCGGCGGTGCCGCAGTACGGGCGGCGCCGCTTCGACCGGCTGCTGCCCGGCTTGTTCGCGGTGTCCAGCTGGCACCGCGGGAACGTGGCCGAGCAGACCCTGGCACGCGAGCGCATCGCCCGCCTGCTCACCGCCTGCGAACTGCGGAGCGGCGATGAGGACGAGGGCGACACCGGCGTCGCGTGGATGGCGGACGTCGCCGCCCAACTGGCCGAGGCGAACGGCGACGACGACCTGGAGCCGGTCGCGGACGCCGTCGTACGGCAGTACTTCGACCGGCACGTGGGGCGCCGCGAGGCCCGTACGGTGCTCGACTGGTACGCCGCTCAGTCCAGCGCCGGCGACCAGGGCCCCGAAGTGCTGGTCAAGCTGAGCCTCCGGTTCCACCGCGGCGGCGACTTCCGGTACGACGTCGAAGACACCCTCGTGTCCGCCTTCCTGGCGGACCTGGCCGACGCGTACGGCACGTGGAAGCGCCGCACGGGTACGCCGCGGCCGCTCGCCCTGCTGGACAACGTGCACACGCCCGGCGGCCGGCAGTTGATCGACCTGCTGCTGCGCGCGCGGGCGGGAGCGCGGGCACGCGGTGACCGGCCCGACCCGCTGGTCGTCGTCGCGACGCAGCTCGGGCGCGGCGGTGGCGCGGCCGGTGAACCGGCCGAGCCCGCCGCGATCGCCGACGCCGCGGCCTGGTGCCGGCTGCCCGCGGGCACGTCGCCCGTGCCGCTCCACACGGTCACGCTGCCGCCGCTGAGCCGCCGCGACGTCCTGGCGATGCTCGACCACACGCCGCGCGCCCTGGACGCGTACCTGCCCAGTGCCCTGCACCGGCTCACCGGCGGCCAGCCGCTGGGCTGCGGCGTGCTGAGCGACGCCGTGCTCAACCTCGCGGAGGAGCGGGCGGCGCGGCCGGGGCAGCTGCTGGAGCTCACCACCCCGGACGGCAGGCCCGTCACCGAGGAGCTGCTCGAACGGCTCGTGGGGCAGCCGCAGTTGCGGGACCTGCTGGTGCTGCTGTCCCTCGCGCGCGACCCGGAGGCGGCGGGTGCGCTCGCGACCGCGTACGCGCCGCTCAGCGCCGAGCCGTACCCGGCGGACACCGCCGAACGCGACCTTGAACGGGAGCTGTGGACGGCGGGCGACGGGACGGCGTTCGTGGACGATCCGTTCCTCCGCGCCCTGCTGGTCGAGGAGTTGCGCAGGCGGTGCGCGGGCGACGGCGCCCGGTACCGCTGGCAGGACCTGCACGGCACCCTGCGCGACCACCACACCGCGCTCGGCGCCGAGGGCGAGCCGGACGCGCTGCGGCACACCCTCGCGGCCGGTGCCGCGGAGGCCGTGGTGGACCGGCTGACCGGCTGCTTCGGTGACTGGGAGGCCGCCCGCTGGCTGGACTGCCTGCGGCACGTGGCCACCGCCCCGCACCCGCCCACCGCCGAGTGGGAAGACCGGCGCCAGGAGATCGCCCGCGGCGATCACGACCGGCTGCGTGCCGACACCGACGACGTGCAGCGGTCCGTCCACAGGCTGCTGCACGGACTGTGGTACGTCGTCGACACCGTCGCCGAACCGTCCGAGCAGGCCTGCGCGGACATGGGCCGGGAGCTGGCCTTCCTGGCCCAGCGGCACGTCTCCGGCCACGCCGCGCTGACTTGGGCGTCCCAGGAGTGGCCGCTGGCCGCCCGGGAGAAACGGCCCCTGCCCGCCGCGGCCGGCCCGGGTGGCACCGGCGGCACCGGCGGCACCGGAAGAGCCCAGTGA
- a CDS encoding PLD nuclease N-terminal domain-containing protein: MLRYLPFLLVLAVWIYAFIDCLNTPEKEVRKLPKVAWVIIVLLFGQVLLGPIAWFAVGRPRKNAPYGATRPQERRWVAPDDNPEFLKSINEDEEARRRKNRGTTGDEGPDDTPPPAGT; this comes from the coding sequence ATGCTGAGGTATCTGCCGTTCCTACTGGTCCTGGCGGTGTGGATCTATGCCTTCATCGACTGCCTGAACACCCCGGAGAAGGAAGTACGCAAACTGCCCAAGGTCGCATGGGTGATCATCGTGCTGCTCTTCGGGCAGGTTCTGCTGGGCCCGATCGCGTGGTTCGCTGTCGGCCGCCCGCGCAAGAACGCGCCGTACGGTGCCACGCGCCCGCAGGAGCGGCGCTGGGTGGCGCCGGACGACAACCCCGAGTTCCTGAAGTCGATCAACGAGGACGAAGAGGCACGGCGCCGGAAGAACCGCGGGACCACGGGCGACGAAGGCCCGGACGACACCCCGCCGCCGGCCGGCACCTGA
- a CDS encoding menaquinone biosynthesis decarboxylase produces the protein MAYDDLRSLLRALERDGDLKRIRAEVDPRLEIGEIVDRVQKDGGPALLFENVRGTQVPLAMNVFGTDRRLLKALGLTSYGEISEKIGGLLKPELPQGFVGLREAFGKLGAMAHVPPRKVKEAPVQDVVLRGDEVDLDALPALFTWPEDGGWFFNLGLTHTKDPETGVRNLGLYRLQRHDRRTIGMHWQIHKDSRNHYQVAAKRGEKLPVAIAFGCPPAVTYAATAPLPGDIDEYLFAGFTQGKRIEMVDCKTVPLQVPAAAEVVLEGWLEPGEMLPEGPFGDHTGFYTPQEDFPALRIDCVTMRKRPVFQSIVVGRPPTEDGPLGRATERFFLPLLKIIIPDIVDYHLPEAGGFHNCMIVAIDKKYPKHAQKVMHAIWGAHMLSLEKLIVVVDADCDVHDLHEVAWRALGNADYARDLTVAEGPVDHLDHASYQQFWGGKAGVDATAKWPEEGYTRDGGWPQMIESDPDIAELVTKRWKEYGL, from the coding sequence ATGGCATACGACGATCTCCGCTCGCTGCTGCGGGCGCTCGAGCGCGACGGCGACCTCAAGCGGATCAGGGCGGAGGTCGATCCTCGGCTGGAGATCGGGGAGATCGTCGACCGGGTGCAGAAGGACGGCGGGCCCGCGCTCCTCTTCGAGAACGTGCGCGGCACCCAGGTCCCGCTGGCGATGAACGTCTTCGGCACCGACCGCCGGCTGCTCAAGGCGCTCGGGCTGACCTCGTACGGTGAGATCAGCGAGAAGATCGGCGGGCTGCTCAAGCCGGAGCTGCCGCAGGGGTTCGTGGGGCTGCGCGAGGCGTTCGGCAAGCTCGGCGCGATGGCGCACGTACCGCCGCGGAAGGTCAAGGAGGCGCCCGTACAGGACGTGGTCCTGCGCGGCGACGAGGTGGATCTGGACGCGCTGCCCGCGCTGTTCACGTGGCCCGAGGACGGCGGCTGGTTCTTCAACCTCGGGCTGACGCACACCAAGGACCCGGAGACGGGCGTGCGGAACCTCGGCCTCTACCGGCTGCAGCGGCACGACCGGCGCACCATCGGGATGCACTGGCAGATCCACAAGGACAGCCGGAACCACTACCAGGTGGCGGCCAAGCGAGGCGAGAAGCTGCCCGTCGCGATCGCCTTCGGCTGTCCGCCCGCGGTGACGTACGCGGCGACCGCGCCGCTCCCCGGTGACATCGACGAGTACCTCTTCGCCGGCTTCACGCAGGGCAAGCGGATCGAGATGGTCGACTGCAAGACGGTGCCGCTGCAGGTGCCCGCCGCCGCCGAGGTGGTGCTGGAGGGGTGGCTGGAGCCGGGGGAGATGCTGCCGGAGGGCCCGTTCGGCGACCACACCGGCTTCTACACGCCGCAGGAGGACTTCCCGGCGCTGCGGATCGACTGCGTGACGATGCGGAAGCGGCCGGTCTTCCAGTCGATCGTGGTGGGGCGGCCGCCGACGGAGGACGGGCCGCTGGGGCGGGCGACGGAGCGCTTCTTCCTGCCCCTGCTCAAGATCATCATCCCGGACATCGTGGACTACCACCTGCCGGAGGCGGGCGGCTTCCACAACTGCATGATCGTCGCGATCGACAAGAAGTACCCCAAGCACGCGCAGAAGGTCATGCACGCCATCTGGGGCGCGCACATGCTCTCCCTGGAGAAGCTGATCGTGGTGGTGGACGCCGACTGTGACGTGCACGACCTGCACGAGGTCGCCTGGCGCGCGCTGGGCAATGCCGACTACGCCCGCGACCTGACCGTCGCGGAAGGCCCCGTCGACCACCTCGACCACGCCTCGTACCAGCAGTTCTGGGGCGGCAAGGCGGGCGTCGACGCCACCGCGAAGTGGCCCGAGGAGGGCTACACGCGGGACGGCGGCTGGCCGCAGATGATCGAGTCCGATCCGGACATCGCCGAACTGGTCACCAAGCGCTGGAAGGAATACGGGCTGTGA